In a single window of the Drosophila albomicans strain 15112-1751.03 chromosome 3, ASM965048v2, whole genome shotgun sequence genome:
- the LOC117570691 gene encoding SH3 domain-containing protein Dlish has protein sequence MAFLCPVRMRRDKKKATNANIERDLAPVGMGRITGSSSIETLVRVGIEKEHGLSPDSKMVVLHDFTPCVDDELEVKRGQLVNILYRENDWVYVIGQDSRQEGFIPFSYCAPYNTQLAELAIKKKLPREQCPEQPHDENQPLLAGGVGVDNKLDVLCDEPITVVATAPGTNLENNLLVAECTVFIKEPSGRCIVLYTFIARDENDLSVERGEFVTVLNREDPDWFWIMRSDGQEGFVPANFIYPADSVRVLQQQKATPAAAPLNESNMQHHATLTGGGLNAMESILQQQAGQQAQQQQQQQQQQQQQQQQLGIGTDDLRYHGTELVMLYDYKAQAPDDLSVRRGDWIYADLNNQTVDGWLWAYAPKTRKYGFIPKAYARPPAMTSL, from the exons atggCATTTTTGTGTCCAGTGCGCATGCGTCGCGATAAAAAGAAAG CCACAAATGCCAACATCGAGCGAGATCTGGCGCCTGTGGGCATGGGACGCATTACAGGCTCCTCCAGCATAGAAACTCTAGTGCGCGTGGGCATTGAAAAGGAACATGGATTGAG TCCCGATTCCAAAATGGTTGTGCTGCATGACTTTACGCCCTGCGTGGATGACGAACTGGAAGTGAAGCGTGGCCAACTGGTTAACATATTATATCGCGAAAACGATTGGGTTTATGTCATTGGGCAGGATTCACGCCAAGAGGGTTTCATACCCTTCTCCTACTGTGCCCCGTACAACACACAGCTGGCGGAGTTGGCCATCAAAAAGAAACTGCCACGCGAGCAGTGTCCCGAGCAGCCACACGATGAGAATCAACCATTGCTGGCTGGTGGTGTTGGTGTCGACAATAAACTGGATGTGCTCTGCGATGAACCAATCACAGTGGTTGCCACTGCACCAGGCACAAATCTGGAGAACAATCTGCTGGTTGCCGAGTGCACGGTATTCATTAAGGAGCCATCGGGTCGGTGCATTGTGCTCTACACATTTATTGCACGCGATGAGAACGATTTGTCGGTGGAACGTGGCGAATTTGTCACCGTGCTGAATCGTGAAGATCCCGATTGGTTTTGGATCATGCGCAGCGATGGTCAGGAAGGCTTCGTGCCAGCCAATTTCATCTATCCCGCCGACAGTGTGCgtgtgctgcagcagcagaaggcaacgccagcagcagcgcctTTAAACGAAAGCAACATGCAACATCATGCCACACTAACAGGTGGCGGCCTCAATGCCATGGAGAGTATATTGCAGCAACAGGCTGGACAAcaggcacagcaacaacaacagcagcagcagcagcaacaacaacagcagcaacaacttggcATTGGCACCGATGATTTGCGTTATCATGGCACAGAGTTGGTGATGCTCTATGATTACAAGGCGCAGGCTCCCGATGATCTTTCCGTGCGTCGTGGTGATTGGATCTATGCGGATCTGAACAATCAAACAGTCGATGGTTGGCTGTGGGCATATGCACCTAAGACCCGCAAATATGGCTTCATACCCAAGGCCTATGCACGTCCGCCAGCGATGACGAGTCTTTGA
- the LOC117570690 gene encoding uncharacterized protein LOC117570690: MSLRALRKRDNTPSTSNNSSKTTLFKKANNTTPSITLTAPSPSPRQSLVKSLSTISSSSSTQKLIRQRKLLGRVTHSNPDLTQFQLQRGNFRADNLLRSKSQGDVSTVALAGKTIRTLTAANAKSEVCLQSISSHSYEPTTTTTTIRNNNIKMLSGARSHRDLSGDHHLDSEDGSTPRRMSECSMGYSQASGPGAYSRRRSSSMFASQMSLGGGAAPVDPNAPLRVPIIGYEVMEERARFTVYKLRVENPDTNDCWLVMRRYTDFVRLNGKLKQAFPHLNLMLPRKKLFGDNFNAVFLDNRVQGLQMFVNSIMMKEQLRKSKLVREFFCLDEPPSYSESMEECRAIFEAQEETIAHLKLQIQSKNDLILGLQQKLREEMIEKEQLREDLKNINLNCSHCSSANDSTSLK, from the exons ATGTCACTGCGTGCACTCCGCAAACGGGACAACACACCATCAACATCAAACAATAGCTCGAAAACAACACTCTTCAAGAAGGCCAACAACACGACGCCAAGCATAACGTTAACAGCTCCGTCACCGTCACCCCGCCAGTCATTGGTAAAGTCTTTGTCtaccatcagcagcagcagcagcacacagAAGCTAATACGTCAACGCAAGCTACTGGGTCGTGTCACACATTCCAATCCGGATTTAACGCAATTCCAACTCCAACGGGGCAACTTCAGGGCTGACAACCTGTTGCGTAGCAAGTCGCAGGGTGATGTTAGCACTGTAGCCCTGGCTGGCAAAACGATACGCACGCTTACGGCAGCCAACGCCAAATCCGAGGTGTGTCTGCAGAGCATTAGTTCGCATAGCTACGAaccaacaacgacgacgacaacaatcAGGAATAATAACATCAAAATGCTGAGCGGAGCGCGTTCGCATCGCGACCTATCTGGTGATCATCATCTGGATTCGGAGGACGGCAGCACGCCACGTCGCATGAGCGAATGCAGCATGGGCTACAGTCAGGCAAGTGGACCTGGAGCCTACTCCAGGCGACGCTCTAGCTCCATGTTCGCTAGCCAGATGTCGCTGGGCGGCGGCGCAGCACCTGTTGATCCCAATGCGCCGCTGCGTGTGCCCATCATTGGCTATGAGGTGATGGAGGAGCGTGCTCGCTTCACCGTGTATAAGTTGCGCGTGGAGAATCCAGATACCAATGACTGTTGGCTGGTGATGAGACGCTACACGGATTTTGTACGTCTCAATGGCAAGCTGAAGCAGGCGTTTCCACATCTCAACTTAATGCTGCCACGCAAGAAGCTCTTTGGTGACAATTTCAATGCTGTATTCCTGGACAATCGTGTGCAGGGACTGCAAATGTTTGTCAATTCCATCATGATGAAGGAACAGTTGCGTAAATCGAAATTGGTGCGCGAGTTCTTTTGCCTGGACGAGCCGCCTTCGTACTCCGAATCCATGGAGGAGTGTCGT GCAATATTTGAGGCTCAGGAGGAGACTATAGCCCATTTGAAGCTGCAAATACAGAGCAAGAACGATCTCATACTTGGTTTGCAGCAGAAGCTGCGCGAGGAAATGATCGAGAAGGAGCAACTGCGTGAGGATTTGAA AAATATCAACCTGAATTGCTCACACTGCTCCTCGGCAAATGACAGCACTTCGCTAAAATAG
- the LOC117570687 gene encoding venom serine carboxypeptidase-like — protein sequence MKSANHCAVLIIAAAVCIVNIAVAADKPYRRSFVNPYPRFKFYDDDVDPGKPLFLTPLIANKSVPMEQVQSLARVTGSQFHGVESYAGYLTVDKAYNSNMFFWYFPSETDPDYAPVVLWLQGGPGASSLFGLLTENGPLELDGQGKLQKRNYTWSKTHNLIYIDNPVGTGFSFTDNEKGYATNERDVGRNLHEAMMQLYELFGWSNSSGFWVTGESYAGKYVPALAHHIHKVQNAIDTRVYIPLKGVAIGNGLSDPLHQLKYGDYLYQLGLIDDNGLLQFHAAEQKGAECIEKRDMDCAFDVFDSLINGDMTNGSLFSNLTGYNWYYNYLNTHPDPGDAKLGEFLQSGATRRAIHVGKQPFHDLDKENKVEEHLKKDVMDTVAPWIAELLNFYTVCIYSGQLDIIVAYPLTRNYLKQLKFPGSEQYKVAPREIWRVDGEVAGYVKHARHLVEIMVRNAGHMAPHDQPKWLYNMINHLTHYKH from the coding sequence ATGAAAAGCGCAAATCATTGTGCGGTTTTAATTATAGCAGCCGCTGTCTGCATAGTTAAcatcgctgtcgctgctgatAAACCCTATAGACGGAGCTTTGTCAACCCGTATCCACGCTTCAAGTTCTACGACGATGACGTTGATCCCGGCAAGCCGCTCTTCCTCACGCCCCTCATCGCCAACAAATCGGTGCCCATGGAGCAGGTGCAATCGTTGGCTCGTGTCACGGGATCGCAATTCCATGGCGTTGAAAGTTATGCTGGATATTTGACCGTTGATAAGGCCTACAACTCGAACATGTTCTTCTGGTATTTCCCCTCGGAAACCGATCCCGACTATGCACCCGTTGTCCTGTGGCTGCAAGGAGGACCAGGCGCTTCTTCGCTCTTCGGCCTGCTCACCGAGAATGGTCCACTGGAGCTAGATGGCCAGGGCAAACTGCAGAAGCGCAACTACACATGGAGCAAGACCCACAATTTGATCTACATTGATAATCCTGTGGGCACTGGCTTCAGTTTTACCGACAATGAGAAAGGATATGCGACCAATGAACGCGATGTCGGACGCAATCTGCACGAGGCCATGATGCAGCTTTACGAGCTGTTTGGCTGGAGCAATTCCTCGGGCTTTTGGGTCACCGGTGAATCCTATGCCGGCAAATATGTGCCAGCTTTGGCTCATCACATTCACAAGGTGCAGAATGCTATAGACACTCGCGTCTATATTCCGCTCAAGGGCGTGGCCATTGGCAATGGGCTGTCGGATCCACTGCATCAGCTGAAGTATGGCGACTATTTGTATCAGCTGGGATTGATTGACGACAACGGGTTGCTGCAGTTCCATGCGGCCGAACAGAAGGGCGCTGAATGCATTGAGAAGCGAGATATGGATTGCGCTTTTGATGTCTTCGATTCGCTCATCAATGGCGACATGACAAATGGTTCCCTTTTCAGCAATTTGACTGGTTACAATTGGTACTACAATTATCTGAACACGCATCCTGACCCGGGTGATGCCAAGTTGGGTGAATTCCTGCAATCGGGCGCCACACGTCGTGCCATTCATGTGGGCAAGCAGCCCTTCCATGACTTGGACAAGGAGAACAAAGTTGAGGAGCATTTGAAGAAGGATGTAATGGACACGGTTGCTCCATGGATTGCTGAACTGCTCAACTTCTATACCGTTTGCATCTATAGCGGACAACTCGATATCATTGTCGCATATCCATTGACTCGCAACTATCTGAAGCAATTGAAATTCCCTGGCTCCGAGCAATATAAGGTGGCTCCTCGAGAAATATGGCGTGTCGATGGTGAAGTCGCTGGTTATGTGAAGCACGCCAGGCATTTGGTGGAGATTATGGTTCGCAATGCTGGCCACATGGCGCCACATGATCAGCCCAAGTGGCTGTACAACATGATCAATCATCTGACTCATTACAAGCATTAA
- the LOC117570692 gene encoding serine protease inhibitor 42Dd → MFDFNLEFARGGATFTTELFQLLSAGGVSKNIVFSPFSIQTCIALAFAGAQGETADEIATGLRFVSNFPPEVAQTFQFVLEKYRNSNLLKIANKLYVQQGKQLKADYEQSIKEQYNSEAESINFALSDAAAQSINAWVNAKTEGKITELVTPDAFSDNTRLVLLNALHFKGSWANKFLEERTEEDDFWVGAEETVKVPYMNQKAKFGYGFFDDLGCTAIDMPYKDSDLSMFVLLPQEREGLKDLAEKLKSVNLVDLADKLVVEEVHVKFPKFKVDYSIELADKLKQLGISKMFDEGAEFNNLLESPEGVFVSKVLHKATIEVNEEGTEAAAATGMIMMTRMMTFPLQFQADRPFLYVIWNKKNILFAGAFVNAPDA, encoded by the exons atgttcgatttcaatttggaATTTGCGCGTGGCGGCGCCACCTTCACCACCGAGCTGTTCCAGCTGCTCTCAGCTGGCGGCGTCAGCAAGAACATCGTCTTCTCGCCCTTCTCCATCCAGACGTGCATCGCTTTGGCCTTTGCCGGTGCCCAAGGCGAGACTGCCGATGAAATCGCTACAGGATTGCGTTTCGTTTCCAATTTCCCACCAGAGGTGGCGCAAACCTTCCAGTTTGTGCTGGAAAAATACCGCAACAGTAACCTGCTTAAGATTGCCAACAAACTGTACGTGCAGCAGGGCAAACAACTGAAGGCCGACTATGAGCAGTCCATCAAGGAGCAGTATAACTCTGAGGCAGAGTCCATTAACTTTGCGCTCAGCGATGCAGCAGCTCAATCTATCAATGCTTGGGTTAATGCCAAGACAGAGGGTAAGATTACCGAGCTAGTGACGCCCGATGCCTTCAGTGACAACACACGTTTGGTCCTCTTGAATGCGCTGCACTTCAAGGGCAGCTGGGCGAACAAGTTCCTCGAGGAGCGCACCGAGGAGGATGACTTCTGGGTTGGTGCCGAGGAGACCGTTAAGGTGCCATACATGAATCAGAAGGCCAAATTCGGCTATGGCTTCTTTGATGATCTGGGCTGCACTGCCATTGACATGCCCTACAAGGATTCCGATCTCTCGATGTTTGTGCTGTTGCCTCAGGAGCGTGAGGGTCTTAAGGATCTCGCCGAGAAGCTGAAGAGCGTCAATTTGGTGGATTTGGCTGATAAACTGGTCGTGGAGGAAGTGCATGTGAAGTTCCCCAAATTTAAGGTGGATTACTCCATCGAACTGGCCGATAAGCTGAAACAG CTCGGCATCTCAAAAATGTTTGACGAGGGCGCGGAATTCAACAACCTGCTGGAATCACCCGAGGGTGTGTTCGTCTCGAAGGTGCTGCACAAAGCCACAATTGAGGTCAATGAGGAGGGCACCGAGGCAGCGGCTGCCACTGGCATGATCATGATGACGCGCATGATGACTTTCCCACTGCAGTTCCAAGCGGATCGTCCCTTCCTCTACGTGATCTGGAACAAGAAGAACATTCTGTTCGCTGGTGCTTTTGTTAATGCACCAGATGCTTAA
- the LOC117570693 gene encoding p53 and DNA damage-regulated protein 1 — MTEAVRSVDIISQTEELADKILANKQELTVMDKRRQENREALRVIEKSDEPKVWITVGSMLVKMKRTQAIELIKKDQQQIEQQINLIYSEQKILVNKHRDVEFKSPFSGTNLKPLDRKEFSALKANLPML, encoded by the exons ATGACAGAAGCAGTTAGAAGCGTTGATATTATATCTCAGACGGAGGAGTTGGCCGACAAGATCTTGGCCAACAAACAGGAGCTGACTGTAATGGACAAGAGGCGTCAGGAGAATCGAGAAGCTTTGCGTGTAATTGAAAAGTCTGATGAGCCAAAAGTTTGGATTACCGTGGGCAGCATGCTTGTGAAGATGAAGAGAACACAAGCCAttgaactaattaaaaaaG ATCAGCAGCAAATCgaacaacaaatcaatttgatttattcgGAGCAAAAGATTTTGGTTAACAAGCACCGCGACGTGGAATTCAAATCACCATTTTCTGGGACAAATTTGAAGCCTTTGGATCGTAAGGAATTTAGTGCACTAAAGGCGAATTTACCCATGCTTTAA